The Fictibacillus arsenicus genome contains a region encoding:
- a CDS encoding DinB family protein, with product MDQRTILLRQMAANHNEPNWFVPIERALDELTPEQANEKNGISNSIWEIVNHLIFWNERYLSRFKGNPTSKKIESNDVTFHSENNQDWEKAKTQLYRVLTEWVSAVKDAEDDVFERSAHEDRHDPWYSVLANINIHNAYHIGQIVEIRKNNGNWNPKNGVH from the coding sequence GCCGAACTGGTTTGTCCCGATAGAACGGGCACTGGATGAATTGACGCCGGAACAGGCCAATGAGAAAAACGGTATCAGTAACTCAATCTGGGAGATTGTAAATCACTTAATCTTTTGGAACGAGCGTTATTTGAGCAGATTTAAGGGAAATCCGACTTCAAAAAAGATTGAAAGCAACGATGTGACGTTTCATAGCGAAAACAATCAGGACTGGGAAAAAGCGAAAACACAGCTCTATCGGGTACTGACAGAGTGGGTAAGTGCTGTAAAAGATGCAGAAGATGACGTGTTTGAACGGTCGGCACATGAAGACAGGCACGATCCATGGTACTCGGTTCTTGCAAACATCAATATCCATAACGCTTACCACATCGGTCAAATTGTAGAGATTCGTAAAAACAATGGAAACTGGAATCCAAAGAATGGCGTTCATTAA
- a CDS encoding SRPBCC family protein: protein MESKFVYVTYIGASPEKVWEALTEGDISEQYFFGTRIESKWEEGSSVTYSRNGEVTDEGSVLKYDPAHELSFTWTNKSDDTPRESPTVVTFKLQHMESTVKLTLIHDNLVKTDLVEKEGTFEGFNNGWPAILSNLKTFLETGKTLPALSL from the coding sequence ATGGAATCAAAATTCGTTTATGTCACATATATCGGGGCTTCACCGGAAAAAGTATGGGAAGCATTAACGGAAGGGGACATTTCAGAGCAGTACTTTTTTGGTACTAGAATAGAATCAAAATGGGAAGAAGGATCAAGTGTTACTTACTCTCGTAATGGAGAGGTGACGGATGAGGGAAGCGTATTAAAATATGACCCGGCTCACGAACTTTCATTTACATGGACAAATAAAAGTGATGACACTCCCCGCGAAAGTCCTACGGTGGTAACGTTTAAGCTGCAGCATATGGAATCAACAGTTAAACTGACATTGATCCATGACAATCTCGTAAAGACAGACTTAGTCGAAAAAGAGGGGACGTTTGAAGGTTTTAATAATGGCTGGCCAGCGATATTGAGCAACTTAAAGACATTCCTCGAAACGGGGAAAACACTTCCAGCTTTGAGTTTGTGA
- a CDS encoding deoxyribonuclease IV codes for MRFGCHVSIRNGYMGAAKHAFSLGARAYQYFPKNPRSLSVKDFNRGDAASCKAFCMDHDLISVAHTPYPTSLTPSDDKKEITIQSLQNDLEIAEACGSAGVVVHFGSPIPGEDPLASYQLMIHMLNAVLTDWDGHCKILLENNAGRPGSMGTTIEELAQVRNLCEHPEKIGFCLDTCHAFASGLWNGDNWGELEEKGTELGYFDHLLAVHLNNSRYASSEGKDRHANIFHNGHISEEQFSKLVLSRIMKVVPFILETPSEYGITHREEIKELYEKWDL; via the coding sequence GTGCGATTCGGCTGTCATGTCAGTATAAGGAACGGTTATATGGGAGCAGCAAAACATGCTTTTTCTTTAGGTGCCCGCGCATATCAATACTTCCCAAAGAATCCGCGCAGTCTGTCTGTGAAAGATTTTAATAGAGGGGACGCAGCCAGCTGTAAAGCATTTTGTATGGATCATGATCTAATCTCGGTGGCCCATACTCCCTATCCGACCAGCCTTACTCCTTCTGACGATAAAAAAGAGATTACGATTCAGTCTTTGCAGAATGATTTAGAGATCGCTGAAGCGTGCGGGTCTGCAGGTGTTGTTGTACATTTCGGCAGCCCGATTCCTGGTGAGGATCCTCTTGCAAGTTATCAGCTAATGATACATATGCTGAATGCTGTTCTTACGGATTGGGACGGACACTGTAAAATTTTATTAGAAAATAATGCGGGACGGCCAGGTTCAATGGGTACAACGATAGAGGAGCTTGCCCAAGTTCGAAACCTGTGTGAGCATCCTGAGAAAATCGGCTTTTGTTTAGATACATGCCATGCATTTGCAAGCGGTTTGTGGAATGGTGATAACTGGGGTGAACTCGAGGAAAAAGGTACTGAGTTAGGTTACTTTGACCATTTATTGGCTGTCCATTTAAATAATTCGAGGTATGCTTCGAGTGAAGGAAAAGACCGTCATGCCAATATTTTTCATAACGGTCATATCTCAGAGGAGCAGTTTTCTAAACTCGTTCTTTCTCGTATAATGAAGGTTGTTCCGTTTATATTGGAGACTCCGTCCGAATACGGGATTACACATCGTGAAGAGATTAAAGAGTTGTATGAGAAGTGGGATCTGTAA
- a CDS encoding MBL fold metallo-hydrolase, with translation MEHQSENKDMNHEFLPMTSVANNTGDQIAPGVYVLTTKIVNVYFIQSTEDHHTYYLVDAGMPKSGDMICEWAEKWFNHPPKAILLTHGHFDHVGAVNELAEKWGVPVYAHHEEIPYLNGQKDYPEPDPSVNGGLVTKLSPMFPNHGIDLGNYVQSLPEDGTIPGLTGWRWIHTPGHTPGHVSFFRESDRVLVAGDAFITVEQESLYKVLTQKQEMNGPPKYFTTDWQLAKNSVQALAALQPSVAATGHGVPMNGPKLTEELNKLAENFDELAIPAHGKYVD, from the coding sequence ATGGAACATCAATCAGAGAATAAAGATATGAATCATGAATTTTTACCAATGACGAGTGTTGCGAATAACACTGGCGATCAGATTGCACCAGGAGTTTATGTACTAACAACCAAGATCGTGAACGTCTATTTCATCCAGAGTACAGAGGATCACCATACTTATTATTTAGTGGACGCAGGAATGCCGAAATCCGGAGATATGATTTGTGAATGGGCTGAGAAATGGTTTAATCATCCGCCAAAAGCAATCCTTTTGACTCACGGACACTTCGATCATGTGGGAGCGGTTAACGAGCTAGCTGAAAAGTGGGGTGTTCCCGTTTATGCACACCATGAAGAGATTCCATATTTGAATGGGCAAAAAGACTATCCAGAGCCAGATCCATCTGTAAATGGCGGATTGGTCACGAAACTTTCACCTATGTTTCCGAATCACGGTATCGATTTAGGGAATTATGTTCAATCTCTTCCAGAGGATGGAACCATTCCTGGACTTACCGGGTGGAGGTGGATTCACACACCGGGTCACACACCAGGACATGTCTCATTCTTTAGAGAAAGTGATAGGGTACTGGTTGCAGGGGACGCTTTTATAACAGTAGAACAGGAATCGCTCTATAAAGTCTTGACGCAAAAACAAGAAATGAACGGGCCGCCAAAATATTTCACGACGGACTGGCAGCTGGCGAAGAATTCAGTTCAAGCATTAGCTGCTCTTCAGCCATCTGTAGCTGCAACAGGGCACGGAGTTCCGATGAACGGACCAAAGCTTACAGAGGAACTAAATAAGCTTGCCGAAAACTTTGACGAGCTGGCAATACCTGCCCATGGAAAATATGTAGATTAG
- a CDS encoding LysE family transporter — protein MFLILKYVLLGISLAAPIGPVNAAQMDRGIKYGFWQAWMVGLGASIADGLYMLLVYMGLVSYIDTAFMKSFLWLFGCFVLLYTGIETFKKATKEMSSEKNYTVHVGKSFFAGFLMSLTNPLTILFWLGIYGSILAETAAKYSFESLMLYSGAIFAGILAWDFTMALVSSSFRKLLADRILGAISKLSGLSLIGFGVYFGYQGIAFLFF, from the coding sequence ATGTTTCTTATTTTAAAATATGTTTTATTAGGGATATCACTTGCGGCACCAATCGGTCCAGTCAACGCGGCTCAAATGGACCGCGGAATTAAATACGGTTTCTGGCAAGCGTGGATGGTCGGACTAGGAGCGTCAATAGCAGATGGTCTGTACATGCTTTTGGTATATATGGGACTCGTAAGTTATATCGATACAGCATTTATGAAGTCTTTTCTATGGCTTTTCGGCTGTTTTGTTCTTTTATACACCGGGATCGAGACATTTAAAAAAGCGACGAAAGAAATGAGCAGCGAAAAGAACTACACAGTACATGTTGGTAAAAGCTTTTTTGCAGGATTTCTCATGTCGTTAACAAATCCTCTTACCATCTTATTTTGGTTAGGAATTTATGGTTCTATACTTGCAGAAACAGCCGCAAAGTACAGCTTTGAGAGTTTAATGCTATACAGCGGAGCCATATTTGCAGGAATACTAGCGTGGGACTTTACGATGGCACTTGTTTCGAGCAGTTTCCGAAAGCTCTTGGCTGACCGGATATTAGGTGCCATATCTAAGCTGTCAGGATTATCATTGATTGGCTTTGGCGTTTACTTCGGGTATCAAGGAATTGCATTTTTGTTCTTTTAA
- a CDS encoding amino acid permease: protein MTWWQLSLIGGGCTIGTGYFLGSTIGIQLTGPSIVFSFLLAAIGTYIVFQLLAKMTAADPQKGSFCYYASQAFGRWAGFSCGWNYWVSSILIMGSQLTALSILSQFWFPHIPLWVFAAGYAILAIIVVLAGTEKFDQVENLLAVIKAAAIVMFIILAIAGLIGIIDGKSYDLSIPNNFDGYFAGGLKGFWSSLIYAFYAFGGIEVIGMMAMQLKKTEDATKAGSIMLLILTIIYVLSIGLAVTTVEMEVFDHKESPFVTAMKRYHLSFFPHVFNGAIIIAGFSAMAAALFGVTNLLQSLAEDSDAPKFFAKKIKYKELPMAAMGLGAAGLLASIITALLLPGRIYEYITTAAGILLLFNWLFIIFSAMKILKQKAWARVIAVIAVVFIFAAVTGTWFEHTIRPGLYVSLAIAALIGAVAIMIQKKHTKFQ from the coding sequence ATGACATGGTGGCAGCTCTCTCTAATAGGGGGCGGCTGTACGATCGGAACGGGTTATTTTCTGGGTTCAACCATTGGAATCCAGCTGACAGGTCCTTCGATTGTTTTTTCATTTTTATTAGCCGCAATCGGTACATACATCGTATTTCAGCTCCTTGCTAAGATGACAGCAGCTGATCCTCAAAAAGGGTCCTTCTGTTATTACGCTTCACAAGCCTTTGGGAGGTGGGCAGGATTCAGCTGCGGGTGGAATTATTGGGTATCCAGTATATTGATCATGGGCAGTCAGCTCACAGCACTTTCGATTCTTTCACAGTTTTGGTTTCCTCATATTCCGTTATGGGTGTTTGCAGCAGGTTATGCCATTCTCGCCATTATCGTTGTGCTGGCAGGAACGGAGAAATTTGACCAAGTGGAAAACCTGCTTGCTGTTATAAAAGCGGCTGCAATTGTCATGTTCATTATTTTAGCAATAGCAGGGCTCATCGGGATAATCGATGGAAAGTCATATGATTTATCCATTCCAAATAACTTCGATGGTTATTTTGCAGGCGGGCTTAAAGGATTCTGGTCGTCCCTGATCTATGCGTTTTATGCTTTTGGCGGGATTGAAGTAATCGGAATGATGGCGATGCAGCTAAAAAAGACAGAAGATGCGACGAAAGCAGGAAGCATCATGCTTTTGATTTTAACGATTATTTATGTGCTTTCTATTGGGTTGGCTGTAACAACAGTAGAGATGGAAGTTTTCGATCATAAAGAAAGTCCTTTCGTAACCGCAATGAAACGATATCATCTATCGTTCTTTCCTCATGTCTTTAATGGAGCAATTATCATAGCCGGATTTTCAGCGATGGCTGCTGCATTGTTCGGAGTTACGAACCTTTTGCAGTCTCTAGCAGAAGATAGTGATGCTCCAAAGTTTTTTGCGAAAAAGATTAAATACAAAGAACTTCCGATGGCAGCAATGGGTTTGGGAGCCGCAGGATTATTAGCAAGCATCATCACAGCTCTGCTCCTTCCAGGGAGGATATACGAATATATCACTACAGCTGCAGGAATCCTTCTTTTATTCAACTGGCTTTTCATCATCTTTTCAGCTATGAAGATTCTTAAGCAAAAAGCTTGGGCAAGAGTAATCGCCGTAATTGCGGTTGTCTTTATATTTGCTGCTGTAACAGGAACGTGGTTTGAGCACACCATTCGACCTGGGCTGTATGTAAGTTTAGCAATTGCAGCATTAATTGGCGCAGTCGCAATCATGATCCAGAAAAAACATACAAAATTCCAATAA
- a CDS encoding VOC family protein, with amino-acid sequence MTADNQKITTFLMFTGQAEEAMNFYISLFDDSEITNVLHQENGKVLHATFTLKGQSYMCIDSPINHDFTFTPSISLFVKCDSLDEVSGLFEKLSHGGSVLMELGEIPGYEKFGWVQDQYGVSWQLSLLQK; translated from the coding sequence ATGACAGCTGACAATCAAAAAATCACTACATTCCTCATGTTTACTGGGCAAGCAGAAGAGGCGATGAACTTTTACATATCTTTATTCGATGACTCTGAAATTACGAACGTCCTTCATCAAGAAAACGGAAAGGTGCTGCATGCGACATTTACGCTGAAGGGGCAGTCGTATATGTGTATCGACAGTCCGATCAACCATGATTTTACGTTCACTCCATCCATTTCGCTTTTTGTTAAGTGCGATTCCTTGGATGAGGTAAGCGGTCTTTTTGAAAAATTATCACATGGTGGCTCCGTTCTCATGGAGCTAGGAGAGATTCCGGGCTATGAAAAATTCGGCTGGGTACAGGATCAATACGGTGTTTCATGGCAGTTGAGTCTTCTTCAAAAATAA
- a CDS encoding S66 family peptidase, which translates to MIKYPILKNNAMIGVTAPSSGVPSFLHDMFKQACDRMEKRGYQVTVGDTVWTQKKAKSAPAKVRADEFNQMMADESIDLIIPPWGGELLIEMIEHVDFTSIKKKWILGYSDTSALMLATTLKKGIATANGINFVDVRGECMDETTAMWEKVLSTKEGDSVLQHSSSKYQKAWDHANPTPCIFHLTEETSWKTVSGAKEKVEGRLLGGCIDIIRHLIGTPFGDVKTFRKQFINDEPILWYFENCEMNTTDLRRTLVQMKLAGWFEGCSGILFGRSDANDTVEDYTAEDDYQDLAKDLGVPVIYDIDCGHQPPQNTFINGAYAEVEADGEGKGTVLQHFRT; encoded by the coding sequence ATGATCAAATATCCAATTTTAAAAAATAATGCAATGATCGGTGTAACAGCACCATCTTCAGGAGTGCCCTCATTTTTGCATGACATGTTCAAGCAGGCATGTGATCGAATGGAGAAGAGGGGCTATCAGGTAACAGTGGGTGATACTGTCTGGACTCAAAAGAAAGCAAAGTCTGCACCTGCGAAAGTAAGAGCAGATGAGTTTAACCAGATGATGGCAGACGAATCCATAGACTTAATCATTCCTCCATGGGGCGGTGAACTCCTAATCGAGATGATTGAACATGTAGATTTTACTTCCATTAAAAAGAAGTGGATTCTCGGGTATTCCGATACAAGCGCATTGATGCTTGCAACTACACTGAAAAAAGGAATTGCGACAGCGAACGGAATAAACTTTGTTGATGTTAGAGGGGAATGCATGGATGAAACGACAGCAATGTGGGAGAAGGTGCTGTCAACGAAAGAAGGAGATTCCGTTCTTCAGCATTCATCCTCTAAATATCAAAAGGCGTGGGACCATGCGAACCCAACCCCATGTATCTTTCATCTGACAGAAGAAACGAGCTGGAAGACAGTCTCAGGGGCAAAAGAAAAGGTAGAAGGCCGCTTGCTCGGCGGATGTATTGATATCATCAGGCATTTGATAGGGACCCCATTTGGTGATGTGAAGACTTTCCGTAAGCAGTTTATAAATGATGAACCGATCCTCTGGTACTTTGAAAACTGCGAGATGAATACAACAGATTTGAGAAGAACATTGGTGCAAATGAAGCTGGCAGGCTGGTTTGAAGGCTGTTCAGGAATTCTGTTCGGCAGAAGTGATGCAAACGATACTGTGGAAGATTATACAGCAGAAGATGATTATCAGGATTTGGCAAAAGACCTTGGAGTGCCTGTCATTTATGATATAGATTGCGGTCATCAGCCGCCTCAAAATACATTCATAAATGGTGCCTATGCAGAAGTAGAAGCAGATGGTGAGGGTAAGGGCACTGTTTTGCAGCATTTTAGAACATAA
- a CDS encoding TIGR00266 family protein, with translation MNNHEIDYKIYGDDMQFVEVELDPNETVIAEAGALMMMEDGIGMETIFGDGSSGGGSGLMGKLFSAGKRVLTGESLFMTTFTNDANGKKHVSFASPYPGKIIPMDLSEFGGKVICQKDAFLAAAKGVSVGIEFQRKIGAGFFGGEGFIMQKLEGDGMAFVHAGGTIHKKELAPGEVLRVDTGCLVAMTSGVNYNIEMVKGVKTALFGGEGLFFATLRGPGTVWIQSLPFSRLASRVFAAAPHRGGSSDEGSLAKGVFGMLNGD, from the coding sequence ATGAACAATCACGAAATTGATTATAAAATTTACGGAGATGACATGCAGTTTGTTGAAGTGGAGCTCGATCCAAATGAAACAGTGATCGCAGAAGCTGGTGCACTGATGATGATGGAAGACGGAATCGGGATGGAAACGATCTTTGGCGACGGTTCTTCAGGCGGAGGAAGCGGTTTGATGGGCAAGCTTTTCAGTGCCGGTAAACGTGTACTAACGGGTGAGAGTCTGTTCATGACAACTTTCACAAATGACGCCAATGGGAAGAAGCACGTCTCTTTCGCTTCTCCTTATCCTGGTAAAATCATCCCGATGGATCTGAGTGAGTTTGGCGGAAAAGTGATCTGTCAAAAAGATGCATTCTTGGCTGCGGCTAAAGGTGTTTCTGTAGGAATCGAGTTTCAGCGTAAGATCGGCGCTGGGTTCTTTGGTGGAGAAGGCTTCATTATGCAGAAGCTTGAAGGTGACGGCATGGCTTTCGTTCATGCTGGCGGAACGATTCATAAAAAAGAACTGGCACCCGGCGAAGTTCTCCGCGTCGATACCGGCTGCTTAGTTGCGATGACAAGCGGTGTCAATTACAACATCGAGATGGTGAAAGGCGTGAAAACGGCATTATTTGGCGGTGAAGGTTTATTCTTTGCAACATTAAGAGGACCAGGAACAGTCTGGATCCAGTCCCTTCCTTTCAGCCGATTGGCGAGCCGAGTATTCGCAGCTGCACCACACCGAGGCGGCTCCAGTGACGAAGGCAGCTTAGCTAAAGGCGTGTTCGGCATGCTGAATGGTGATTGA
- a CDS encoding STAS domain-containing protein encodes MALTLEKDYIDYFTNNREEFQESLLSEAQNVRGKIEEILLIGNIDLLSNAHKLVMYTIQGKDDELESFAKIEGVSWASHSLTLAFKLEWVQAIRRTIWKYLQEFDKLNQIDLDSDRFFNIERQINDRIDKFLNELFLSYSEYKDKLIESQRALVENLSVPIIPITATVCVLPLIGSIDTYRTDTIEEKVLMEISRLRIGTLVIDLSGIAQMETEVIEHMMKVIEGANMMGCECVITGLRPEIVRKVTSIGLNFESKAQTKATLQQALEDYLK; translated from the coding sequence ATGGCTTTAACCTTGGAAAAGGATTATATCGATTATTTTACAAATAACAGAGAAGAGTTCCAAGAGTCATTATTAAGTGAAGCCCAAAATGTTCGGGGGAAAATTGAAGAAATCCTTCTGATTGGTAATATCGATCTATTATCCAATGCTCATAAACTTGTGATGTACACGATCCAGGGGAAAGACGATGAATTAGAATCATTTGCAAAAATTGAAGGTGTTTCATGGGCATCGCACAGCCTTACGCTAGCATTCAAACTTGAGTGGGTACAAGCTATCCGCAGAACTATCTGGAAGTACTTGCAAGAATTCGATAAATTAAATCAGATTGATTTAGACAGTGACAGATTTTTTAATATTGAAAGACAAATTAACGACCGCATTGACAAGTTTTTAAACGAATTATTCTTGAGTTATTCTGAGTACAAAGATAAGCTGATTGAATCACAGAGAGCGCTCGTTGAAAATCTCTCTGTTCCAATTATTCCGATCACTGCAACAGTTTGTGTCCTTCCTCTAATTGGAAGTATTGATACATATAGAACGGACACGATTGAAGAGAAGGTTCTAATGGAAATCAGCAGACTTCGCATCGGAACGCTAGTCATTGATCTATCCGGTATCGCTCAAATGGAGACTGAAGTGATCGAACATATGATGAAGGTCATCGAAGGGGCGAACATGATGGGCTGTGAGTGTGTAATCACCGGCCTGCGTCCAGAAATCGTACGCAAAGTGACGAGCATCGGGTTAAATTTCGAAAGTAAAGCACAAACGAAAGCCACGCTTCAGCAAGCATTGGAAGATTACTTGAAATAA